A genomic region of Anopheles coustani chromosome 3, idAnoCousDA_361_x.2, whole genome shotgun sequence contains the following coding sequences:
- the LOC131271975 gene encoding lysine-specific demethylase 3A, whose amino-acid sequence MSRDDSAKQVQQNPAGVQALGMSTVAPASAPVRTIIDKRTYDQVYRDALVSNHKIMYQKPENKQPAESLHVPQPGPSTSAERQATKYTTTVYNITSHDMSNSSQKIGTFSVTTKGAQPYVLKQPIRLSQPIMEVISYQKSNSDAYAKHLQEITKSAVKKVELPKSVTNVEPPGRTEASASTMTNHKDLNDFQHRVPTVAQSKNCMQSYQQFLASQNIQQRIQAKQERRQAPIPSFKTFAQNGEAVRISQHRSNIMVSIVNPEMSSPAPTHVYGAPMVATEQTKTSVTERFQGHAGGISTNGRIPYEMNSFSGNLTEPPPAHTMVKSNPTNAPCPSSTARLSTIRPERSLIKVQNYSQDEVLNLDTKYNTEPTVRPLGAPTVPSASPSITTISSKVCVQQEAGDSTTQLTGLEKNIPQIGRPAEASTVSSFSQHDAAGSATQSSPTMQNASQVNRTPEAPTISSLKRHDAGGSATQCTGTIQYKSTVDAKSHIVNHTTFKATQAAIWNHLQNHNIQQLLAQLQSQQFLGHNTKQQSESNTATTSESKFKMLYAAQNCDDANRSLLKPNLVELNGKPSALEFKPQILPKLNSSVKRKNAADDQDPMKKPKRGRGTKLNRTSEPHLQNVPCYTLTSRLPRCRECGRSAATRSRHAQSIFCRFYAFRKLRNNELGKLEVTGFADPYLDPKEADISLWSANLKQVPVDLSIEKAKFLLGQVGYKFCELFHQEKEAHFEHLASDKTIAWKQAVQGIREMCDVCQTTLFNHHWVCSTCGFVVCIDCYKCRKRGIVTTEPNTKDKDSNGWLLCTGTKEPHSQDRLMLTQIIPSNCLYKLVRQMHGICALLEIPLNCECPLSKEPRFRKVKEKFEFIYPITVTGPHRTDEQVFYDFDGPIAAPPPSSSTKITRMVSITIKNIEQQQETERDAASLDDDANRPIMCRIEFSKQFQHDEDGVGGEETSWRASAKNLNGDDGTNSEKQSYSFERFQEEIYTDGEHFDENLYKKTAVSKAIKKEQQSNENGERKQAVKTEGEHSNGNGCEKSDLITCSKQSNTTNGAESRENSAENISCAMIFTKNEDSMDEETRNGAMNNCSNGEEANLSKEGVQMDTSNNDESSQLLEDGLNKSDADGVDTTVVKKKGTSKVSSLKDPPIQPVSYSEEGRFKPSPPMDSTTLTMIVKQMVKFDKTVDIFSTFERHMASETGHQDDFEECITIKPERVRRFLLDFLDDFVYLRGQNSSDSLTNERQLLEYNRQIKDGLKFRNKGERRMQQGNSRVLYPEVAHEWLCNGKLLRLLDPLDVRNYQSFHDQWERGQPVMVSAVSSKMNMELWIPKAFGRDFGEQVNDLINCFNGKIVRGHRMKVFWDGFECIRERLLDERERSMMLKLKDWPPGDDFAEMMPTRFYDLMKSLPLGEYTRREGRLNLASRLSSFFVRPDLGPKMYSAYGSALHPNKGTTNLHLDISDAVNVMVYVGVPTDVPRAGYNEKVFEVIDREDCDYLTRERIRKRQELPGALWHIYHAQDADKIRALLNKIELERGGTIKPNHDPIHDQKWYLDRPMRRRLQQEYGVEGYAIVQCSGDAIFIPAGAPHQVRNLHNCIKVAEDFVSPENISYCFKLTNEFRHLSKTHSNHEDKLQIKNIIYHTVKDAVSSITNPLIMTASRDAGKPVM is encoded by the exons ATGTCTCGAGACGATTCTGCGAAGCAAGTGCAGCAAAACCCTGCGGGTGTGCAAGCACTTGGTATGTCAACAGTAGCTCCCGCCAGTGCCCCTGTTAGGACTATCATCGATAAAAGGACGTACGACCAGGTATATAGGGATGCACTGGTATCAAACCATAAAATTATGTATCAAAAGCCGGAAAATAAGCAGCCTGCAGAATCGCTACACGTGCCTCAGCCAGGACCTTCAACCAGCGCGGAAAGACAG GCTACCAAGTACACGACCACTGTATACAACATTACTTCCCACGATATGTCTAATTCGTCTCAAAAGATCGGAACGTTTAGCGTAACGACGAAGGGTGCTCAGCCGTACGTACTAAAGCAACCGATTCGTTTGTCGCAACCAATTATGGAGGTGATCTCGTACCAAAAGTCCAACTCCGATGCCTATGCAAAGCACTTGCAAGAGATCACAAAATCTGCCGTGAAAAAGGTGGAATTACCAAAAAGTGTCACGAATGTGGAGCCACCAGGCCGTACCGAAGCTAGTGCTTCTACAATGACAAATCATAAAGATCTGAACGACTTCCAGCATCGG GTTCCAACCGTAGCGCAGTCAAAAAATTGCATGCAAAGTTATCAGCAATTTCTTGCGTCACAAAATATTCAACAGCGCATTCAAGCTAAACAAGAACGCAGGCAGGCGCCGATACCAAGTTTCAAAACCTTTGCACAGAACGGCGAAGCGGTACGCATTTCCCAACACCGGTCGAACATAATGGTGTCTATAGTAAATCCCGAGATGTCTTCTCCTGCACCGACTCATGTATATGGAGCACCGATGGTGGCAACCGAACAGACCAAAACTTCAGTAACAGAACGATTTCAGGGGCACGCTGGGGGAATTAGTACCAATGGGCGAATACCATATGAAATGAATAGCTTCTCAGGAAATCTTACTGAGCCACCACCTGCTCATACCATGGTAAAAAGCAACCCAACAAATGCTCCGTGTCCAAGTTCAACAGCACGCCTGTCCACCATACGTCCCGAGAGAAGTCTTATCAAAGTGCAGAACTATTCTCAAGATGAAGTATTAAATTTGGATACAAAGTATAACACTGAGCCAACTGTTCGTCCACTCGGAGCACCCACCGTTCCAAGTGCCAGCCCTTCGATAACCACTATATCGTCGAAGGTTTGTGTCCAACAAGAAGCAGGTGACTCGACAACCCAGTTGACTGGATTAGAGAAAAATATTCCCCAAATTGGTAGACCAGCGGAAGCATCTACCGTTTCGAGTTTCAGTCAACACGATGCAGCTGGATCGGCTACACAATCGTCTCCGACAATGCAAAATGCTTCGCAAGTTAATCGTACTCCTGAAGCACCTACCATTTCGAGTTTAAAACGACACGATGCAGGGGGATCGGCAACACAATGCACTGGGACAATCCAATACAAGTCAACAGTTGATGCTAAATCACACATTGTAAACCACACTACTTTCAAAGCCACACAAGCGGCAATAT GGAACCATTTGCAGAACCACAACATACAGCAGCTTCTGGCACAGTTGCAATCGCAACAGTTTTTGGGGCACAACACCAAACAACAAAGTGAATCCAATACAGCGACCACGTCCGAGTCGAAGTTTAAAATGCTATATGCAGCACAAAATTGTGACG ATGCCAACCGATCACTCCTAAAGCCGAACCTAGTCGAGCTTAATGGGAAGCCATCAGCGTTGGAATTCAAACCACAGATTCTACCCAAACTAAACAGCTCTGTAAAACGCAAAAACGCTGCTGACGATCAAGATCCTATGAAGAAACCCAAAAGAGGAAGAGGAACCAAACTCAACCGTACGTCGGAACCGCATCTACAAAATGTGCCGTGCTATACACTTACCTCCCGACTTCCCCGTTGCCGAGAGTGCGGACGGTCGGCCGCGACACGTTCCCGCCATGCGCAAAgcattttttgtcgtttttatgCGTTTAGGAAACTGAG GAACAATGAGTTGGGCAAGCTGGAAGTGACTGGTTTTGCCGACCCGTATCTCGATCCCAAAGAGGCGGACATCAGCTTGTGGAGTGCCAATTTGAAGCAGGTGCCGGTCGATCTATCAATCGAAAAAGCGAAATTTCTGCTCGGCCAAGTAGGGTACAAGTTCTGCGAGCTGTTCCACCAGGAGAAGGAGGCACATTTTGAGCATTTAGCGTCAG ATAAGACAATTGCCTGGAAACAGGCTGTGCAGGGCATCCGAGAGATGTGCGACGTGTGCCAGACGACACTGTTCAACCATCACTGGGTGTGTTCCACCTGTGGGTTTGTGGTATGCATCGATTGTTACAAG TGCCGCAAACGTGGCATCGTAACAACCGAGCCTAATACCAAAGACAAGGACTCAAACGGATGGTTGCTGTGCACCGGGACGAAGGAACCGCATAGTCAAGACCGCTTGATGCTCACACAGATCATACCCAGCAACTGTCTGTACAAACTAGTCCGTCAGATGCACGGCATCTGCGCTCTGCTTGAGATTCCACTGAACTGCGAATGTCCGCTTAGCAAAGAACCGCGGTTTCGTAAGGTtaaggaaaaatttgaattcatCTACCCGATCACGGTGACCGGACCGCACCGTACGGATGAACAAGTTTTCTACGATTTCGATGGCCCAATCGCTGCACCACCGCCATCATCAAGTACGAAGATCACACGAATGGTGTCGATTACTATCAAAAacatcgagcagcagcaggagacAGAACGCGATGCTGCCAGCCTAGACGACGATGCCAATAGGCCGATCATGTGCAGGattgaattttcaaaacagttcCAACACGACGAAGATGGCGTTGGTGGAGAAGAAACATCGTGGAGGGCATCTGCGAAAAACTTGAACGGCGACGATGGTACGAACAGTGAGAAGCAAAGTTACAGCTTCGAACGTTTCCAGGAAGAAATATACACAGATGGGGAACACTTCGACGAAAATCTGTACAAAAAGACCGCCGTAAGTAAAGCAATTAAGAAAGAGCAGCAATCGAACGAAAACGGGGAAAGGAAGCAAGCGGTGAAAACTGAAGGAGAGCATTCCAATGGAAATGGCTGCGAGAAATCTGATCTCATCACTTGCAGTAAACAATCGAATACGACAAATGGCGCTGAAAGTAGAGAAAACTCAGCGGAGAATATTTCCTGCGCGATGATCTTTACGAAGAATGAGGATAGCATGGATGAAGAAACGAGAAACGGTGCCATGAATAATTGTAGTAACGGAGAAGAAGCGAACCTCTCGAAGGAGGGTGTGCAAATGGATACTTCTAATAATGACGAATCCAGCCAGTTGCTCGAGGATGGACTAAATAAGTCAGATGCTGACGGTGTCGATACGACCGtagtaaagaaaaaaggaaccagCAAAGTATCATCCTTGAAAGATCCTCCGATCCAACCAGTGTCGTACAGTGAAGAAGGTCGTTTCAAACCATCGCCACCGATGGACTCCACCACATTAACCATGATCGTGAAGCAGATGGTAAAGTTCGACAAAACGGTCGATATTTTCAGCACGTTCGAACGACACATGGCCAGCGAAACGGGCCACCAGGACGACTTCGAGGAGTGCATCACCATTAAGCCGGAGCGGGTGCGTCGATTTCTGCTAGATTTCTTGGACGATTTCGTGTACCTGCGGGGTCAGAACAGTAGCGACTCCCTTACGAACGAACGGCAACTGCTGGAATACAACCGGCAGATTAAGGATGGATTAAAGTTTCGCAACAAAGGCGAGCGACGGATGCAGCAGGGCAATTCGCGCGTCCTTTACCCCGAAGTGGCACACGAGTGGCTGTGCAATGGGAAGCTACTGAGACTGTTGGATCCGCTCGATGTACGCAACTATCAGTCGTTTCATGATCAATGGGAACGAGGCCAGCCGGTGATGGTTTCGGCCGTCTCAAGCAAGATGAACATGGAACTGTGGATCCCGAAAGCGTTCGGGCGCGACTTCGGGGAGCAGGTGAACGATCTGATCAACTGTTTCAATGGGAAAATTGTGCGCGGTCACAGGATGAAGGTGTTCTGGGACGGCTTCGAGTGCATCCGCGAACGGTTGCTGGATGAACGGGAACGATCGATGATGCTCAAGCTCAAGGACTGGCCACCGGGGGATGATTTTGCCGAGATGATGCCGACACGGTTTTACGATCTGATGAAATCGCTACCCCTTGGCGAGTACACGCGCCGTGAGGGCCGTCTGAATCTGGCAAGTCGGctaagcagtttcttcgtgcGTCCGGATCTCGGCCCGAAGATGTACAGTGCGTATGGGTCAGCGCTGCACCCGAACAAGGGGACCACCAATCTGCACCTGGACATTTCGGACGCGGTCAACGTAATGGTGTACGTGGGTGTACCGACGGACGTGCCGCGGGCTGGCTACAACGAAAAGGTGTTCGAAGTCATCGACAGGGAGGACTGCGATTATTTGACACGGGAGCGTATCCGGAAGCGCCAGGAGCTACCGGGCGCCCTGTGGCACATCTATCACGCCCAGGATGCGGACAAAATACGCGCGCTGCTGAACAAAATCGAACTGGAGCGCGGTGGCACGATTAAGCCGAACCACGATCCGATCCACGATCAAAAGTGGTACCTCGATCGGCCCATGCGCCGCCGGTTGCAGCAGGAGTACGGTGTAGAAGGCTATGCGATCGTGCAGTGCTCGGGCGATGCCATATTCATACCGGCCGGAGCACCCCACCAGGTGCGCAACCTGCACAACTGCATCAAGGTAGCGGAGGACTTTGTGTCGCCGGAAAATATTTCTTACTGCTTCAAGCTGACGAACGAGTTCCGGCATCTCAGCAAGACACACTCGAACCACGAGGATAAGCTGCAGATCAAAAACATCATCTACCACACCGTCAAGGATGCCGTGTCCAGTATTACGAATCCGCTTATCATGACGGCGTCCCGTGATGCTGGTAAGCCCGTGATGTAG
- the LOC131271985 gene encoding dolichol kinase, whose product MRPIDKSYATRPGASEGWWLCSLVPSCYAATIWRNFQHHQNAHLPQDYKRTVIVTFGLLLHSLVIRGQIQARWNRRQAIVLMSIVAALCSVLLGVCLAENIVFCTFSGFLPVLLYDRTYFSIFSMIPKSFTFGEAFIVVQGIVVFLYGTLLQLPRLIIQQEKDLSDMKIIYSILQVVLLGITTLALATYRIKLLRNSFSFWLATLITGCSVALFPIGRLPTITRLVLFVASDPHTLATMATYMALLLCTVCFIKWQFNNGHRTTTATRKVFHLLIVLVYGPGLWYQCRLLFLASGLMLGLLIVLEMARLIQLSPIAGILNTTVNMFIDEKDAGPVALTPIYLLVGCSLPLWLHPSPCDMTNSAGLQTLLLSAGVLSIGIGDTAASVVGYHLGRHKWSASTSKSVEGTVASVLLQTLAVWGLYETGLVQLTVTKAAYAGIAIIVNALIESRTDQIDNLVLPLVTYFLLTGSS is encoded by the exons ATGCGGCCGATAGACAAATCTTACGCTACCAG GCCTGGCGCTAGCGAGGGCTGGTGGCTTTGCTCGTTGGTGCCTTCCTGCTATGCAGCGACAATTTGGCGGAATTTTCAGCACCATCAGAATGCGCACTTGCCGCAGGATTACAAACGCACGGTGATTGTGACCTTTGGCCTGCTGCTGCACTCGCTTGTAATTCGTGGCCAAATACAGGCACGATGGAATCGCCGACAGGCAATTGTGCTTATGAGTATCGTTGCGGCTCTCTGTTCCGTACTGTTAGGCGTGTGTCTGGCGGAGAATATTGTTTTCTGTACCTTCAGTGGCTTCCTACCGGTATTACTGTACGATAGAACATATTTCTCCATTTTTTCAATGATACCAAAGAGTTTCACCTTCGGCGAGGCATTCATCGTCGTTCAGGGaattgttgtatttttatacGGCACCTTACTGCAGCTCCCACGGTTGATCATTCAACAGGAAAAGGATCTTAGtgatatgaaaataatttattccatACTGCAG gTTGTCCTGTTAGGGATTACGACGCTTGCCCTGGCAACGTATAGAATTAAGCTGCTTCGTAACTCATTCTCATTTTGGCTCGCGACGTTGATCACCGGGTGCTCTGTGGCGTTATTTCCAATCGGGCGTCTACCAACTATCACCCGGCTGGTCCTTTTCGTTGCCAGTGATCCACACACTCTGGCAACGATGGCCACGTACATGGCATTACTGTTGTGCACCGTTTGTTTCATCAAGTGGCAGTTCAACAATGGACACCGCACGACGACTGCCACCCGGAAAGTGTTCCACCTACTTATAGTGTTGGTTTACGGACCGGGACTGTGGTACCAGTGTCGACTGCTTTTCTTAGCCAGTGGGTTAATGCTAGGGTTACTGATCGTCCTAGAG ATGGCTCGCCTGATACAGTTATCGCCCATTGCTGGCATACTGAACACGACCGTCAATATGTTCATCGACGAGAAAGACGCAGGCCCCGTGGCGCTCACGCCAATCTATCTGCTCGTCGGTTGCTCGTTGCCACTCTGGCTGCATCCGTCCCCATGCGATATGACAAACTCTGCCGGACTGCAAACGCTCCTCCTTTCGGCCGGTGTGCTGTCGATCGGTATCGGTGATACGGCCGCGAGTGTTGTCGGGTATCATTTGGGAAGACACAAGTGGAGCG CTTCTACGAGCAAATCGGTCGAAGGGACTGTTGCCTCTGTTTTGCTCCAAACGCTGGCCGTTTGGGGTCTTTACGAAACGGGATTAGTACAACTGACGGTCACCAAGGCGGCCTACGCCGGTATTGCCATCATCGTGAATGCGCTCATCGAGTCCAGAACGGATCAAATTGATAACTTAGTACTACCACttgttacatattttttattgacTGGCTCTTCGTga
- the LOC131271979 gene encoding LOW QUALITY PROTEIN: ribosomal RNA processing protein 1 homolog (The sequence of the model RefSeq protein was modified relative to this genomic sequence to represent the inferred CDS: deleted 2 bases in 1 codon), translating into MVIKETNGGETMASSKGTSGKMKGAPASQNKAVIVGQEIRFARALAGNDPKLRSKVLKNLKTWLTTRSQSTFAFSDEDFMRLWKGLFFCMWMSDKPLVQEELAESVGTLIRCFDENVPVALQFYKAFMATMGLEWFGIDRWRMDKFMMFIRRVTRQMLFVVHGSDWQMEHVKLLADIIDTTILNQDMCPYGLTNHFNDLILEEIAKVSDGTVPKEAVTQIIEPYVRYMLKNDDSTLIGGIVKNIFYALMQQSDLGQMYEEKFELWKKTNFVTGDIDSVQFNIEYNDDDDDGEVNEDEEEDVDEEEAEEEGKEEDAGKEVLEQENEEDDEGKEKVYDPRAGRVSVEIPQIDFDVQEIISLFDKHRFKPYATSQGKKSATLLLRKLTKFTSGVYPLGIKHVPSINPKDYEVDIDEQVEDLDEFHQKLYADKPKSFKELKREKRLKRKLLNEQKRAAKAAAEDDTPRADDDTIAKNGAQDESDAPEGAAEKKSTAKKKAKLRKKSPAAMKKQLKLEVLKKKRQAKLLLLKERLKAQKKPEPPATNGTAVSAEGEHLSTDSSVKQPEPPQSSGKKGTAEVVTVKKQQPPKDKKVTKNNADKPFQTADEWSEPLKEGEEEYFIPSRKLKTKQTATATSDASPAPTPVKLSAGNKQSLKRTPPSAGPSSDIDPLTPARKRVKIALNKNVAQDLVEHIQQVKSSPQLPFDSSRKPSKSLLKPNLIPSPINPFYKKKIGLK; encoded by the exons ATGGTCATCAAAGAAACTAACGGCGGTGAAACAATGGCCAGCAGCAAAGGCACCTCCGGTAAGATGAAGGGCGCGCCAGCGAGCCAAAATAAAGCCGTTATCGTGGGACAGGAGATCAGGTTCGCCCGGGCCCTAGCCGGTAACGACCCGAAGCTGCGCAGCAAAGTGTTGAAAAATCTTAAAACATGGCTCACGACTCGCAGTCAGAGCACATTCG CCTTCAGCGACGAGGACTTTATGCGCCTTTGGAAGGGGCTCTTCTTTTGCATGTGGATGTCGGACAAACCTTTGGTGCAGGAAGAACTGGCGGAATCGGTCGGAACGCTGATCCGTTGCTTCGATGAAAACGTCCCGGTTGCGTTGCAGTTCTACAAGGCCTTCATGGCGACAATGGGTCTTGAGTGGTTCGGCATTGACCGATGGCGGATGGATAAGTTCATGATG TTCATACGTCGTGTTACGCGCCAGATGCTCTTCGTAGTGCACGGGAGCGACTGGCAGATGGAGCACGTGAAACTTCTGGCGGATATAATCGATACTACCATTCTGAACCAGGATATGTGTCCTTACGGTTTGACGAATCACTTTAACGATTTAATTTTGGAAGAGATCGCGAAGGTTAGCGATGGAACGGTCCCGAAGGAGGCGGTCACACAGATTATCGAACCGTACGTACGCTACATGCTGAAGAACGATGATAGCACCCTCATCGGTGGAATCGTGAAAAACATATTCTACGCACTCATGCAGCAGTCGGATTTGGGTCAGATGTACGAGGAAAAGTTCGAGctttggaagaaaacaaactttgttaCTGGTGACATCGATAGTGTTCAATTCAATATCGAatacaacgacgacgacgatgatggcgaAGTCaatgaagatgaagaagaagatgtagACGAAGAGGAagcggaggaggagggaaaGGAAGAAGATGCAGGAAAAGAAGTCCTGGAACAAGAGAACG AAGAGGATGATGAGGGTAAGGAAAAAGTGTACGATCCTCGTGCGGGTCGGGTGAGCGTGGAGATTCCGCAGATCGACTTTGATGTGCAAGAGATCATCTCACTGTTTGACAAGCATCGCTTTAAACCGTACGCTACGTCGCAGGGTAAGAAGAGTGCCACGCTACTCCTtcgcaaactgaccaagttcaCATCCGGCGTATACCCGCTTGGCATCAAGCACGTGCCGAGCATCAACCCGAAGGACTACGAGGTAGACATCGACGAGCAGGTGGAGGACTTGGACGAGTTTCACCAGAAACTGTACGCCGATAAGCCGAAGAGTTTCAAGGAGCTCAAACGGGAGAAACGGTTAAAACGAAAGCTTTTAAACGAACAGAAGCGTGCAGCAAAGGCCGCAGCGGAAG ATGACACCCCGCGAGCTGACGATGATACCATCGCCAAGAATGGCGCCCAGGACGAAAGCGATGCCCCGGAAGGAGCGGCAGAGAAAAAGTCTACTGCCAAGAAAAAAGCCAAATTGCGTAAGAAAAGCCCAGCGGCCATGAAGAAACAGTTGAAGTTGGAAGtgctaaaaaagaaaaggcaagCAAAATTGTTGCTGCTAAAGGAACGTTTGAAG GctcaaaaaaaacccgaaccaCCGGCGACCAATGGGACGGCCGTTTCGGCTGAAGGCGAACATCTTTCTACCGACTCTAGTGTAAAGCAGCCTGAACCACCACAGTCCTCGGGGAAGAAGGGTACCGCCGAAGTGGTGACggtaaaaaaacagcaaccaccgaaagacaaaaaggttacaaaaaataatgcaGATAAACCTTTCCAAACGGCGGACGAATGGTCGGAACCGCTGAAGGAGGGAGAAGAAGAATATTTTATTCCATCGCGAAAgctaaaaacgaaacaaaccgccaccgccaccagcgACGCCTCCCCTGCTCCCACGCCGGTAAAGTTGTCGGCGGGTAATAAACAATCACTGAAAAGGACGCCACCTTCGGCCGGACCCTCCTCCGATATCGACCCGCTGACACCGGCGAGGAAGCGCGTCAAGATTGCATTGAATAAAAACGTGGCACAGGACCTTGTGGAGCACATCCAGCAGGTTAAGAGTTCTCCACAGCTGCCGTTCGATTCGAGCCGGAAACCGAGCAAAAGTTTGCTTAAACCGAACCTAATACCAAGCCCAATCAATCCGTTCTACAAGAAAAAGATCGGATTGAAATGA